The genomic window GTACGACGTCGAGACCACCGGGAGCTTCCGCTGCCGCTGCAGCGTCCCGCCCGCGACGCTCCGCGCGTCCGAACGGTTGTAGACCACGACGGCCGACGCCCCCGCCGCACGCGCCCGCGTCACCTTCACCGAGAACTCGCACGCCCCGCGCTGCACCAGCGCGATCGCGCCGCGCGGGAACCGGGCGAAGTCGGCGGCCTCGCACGCCGCCGTCCCCGCCTGCCCGGCCGCGGGCACGTCCACCGGCACCGCGCGCGCCGTCACGTCGCCCGACCCGGAGTACTCCATCGTCACGAAGTCCGTCCCGTGGACGTACGGACGGGCCCTGGGCGCCGTCCGCGCGAACTCCGGCGTGTCCCGCTCCGCCCAGTCCGGATAGGTGAACGGCTGGACGGCCGGCGCGTACCCCGCCCGCCTCAGCTCCGCCACGACGTAGGAGACCGACCCGTCGAACCCGCGCGTCCCCGCCGCGCGGTTCCCGCCGTGCTCCCGGGCGATCCGCGCGAACGCGTCGAGGTCCCGCCGCACGTCCTCCATCAGCCCGCGCGACGGGTGGGCGGCGGACGCGGGCAACGACGCGAGGGGAACGGCCGCGACCGGGACGAGCAGCGCGGCGCACAGAACAGTGAGTTTCACGATCACCAAGAGTGCCCGTCCGGACACCCGGAGCCACTTACCGACGCGCCCGAAAAACCTGTCCCCGGCGCACGCGCACGATGACCGGCGCGGCGCCGACGGAGAGCTACTCCGGTTGCGGGATGTCGACGGGGAAGCCGGGCGGGGCGGCCTCCAGCCAGGACAGGAAGCCGGTCAGGGCGGACGCGCCCATCGCCAGTTCGAGCCGCGTCCCGCCGTCGCGCACCGCGATGACCTCGACCCCTGGCAGCAGGCCCTCGGCCTCCCGGTCCCCCGGCGCGCGGCGGCCGGACACGACGAGGCCCCGGCGGTGGATCACCTGCCGGGGCCTGGCGCGGAAACCGAACACACGGTGCCAATGCAGCGTGTCGCCCTGGTAACGGGCGATGCCGAGGCGCCACGGCCCCGGCTCACCCGTCTCCGGGCACACGCGCAGACTGCACTCGACGGTGCCGCCCTTGCGGACGAACCACCGCCGCCGTACCGCCATGACCGCGAACAGCACGGCCGCCACGAGAACGACGACGGCGAGCACCGAGCCCGCGTCCGCTGCCAGGTGCCCGCCCATCGAACCGTCCCGCCGTGTTACGCGTCGGCGCCCGCCGCGAGCAGGCGCGCACGCGCCCGCCGCTCCGCGGTCGTGTCGGCGTCCCCGGCGGAGAGCGCCTCCTCCAAAGACCGGCGCGCGTCCGCGACGTCGATCTCGTGCGCCAGCTCGGCCTGCTCGGCGAGCACCGACACCTCGTCGCCCGCGATCGAGAAGAACCCGCTGCCGACCATCGCGCGGATCTTCTCCGAGCCGTCGGCCGGTTCGATCGTCACGACGCTGCCGTCCAGCAGCACGCCGAGCACCGGGGCGTGGCCCGGCAGGATGCCGAGCTGGCCCTCGATGGTCTGCGCGACCACCAGTTTGGCCTCGCCGGCCCAGACCTCGCGCTCGGGCGAGACCAGACCGACCTTCAGGGTTGCCACTACGTCCTCCGAACTCAAGCGGAGCGGACCGGCGGGCCGCCGGAAGGGACGGCCCGCCGGAACGACTACTTCTCCAGCTCCTTGGCCTTCTTCTCGACGTCCTCGATCCCGCCGCACATGAAGAACGCCTGCTCCGGAATGTGGTCGTACTTGCCCTCGGCGATCGCCTTGAAGGACGCGACGGTCTCGTCCTTCGGCACCGTCACGCCCTCCTGGCCGGTGAACTGCTCGGCCACGTACATCGGGTGCGACAGGAAGCGCTCGATGCGCCGCGCCCGCTGGACGGTGACCTTGTCCTCCTCCGACAGCTCGTCGATGCCGAGGATCGCGATGATGTCCTGCAGTTCCTTGTACTTCTGCAGGATCCGCTTCACCTCCTGCGCCACCGAGTAGTGCTCGTTGCCGAGCACCTGCGGGTCCATGATCCGCGAGGTGGACGTCAGCGGGTCCACCGCCGGGAAGATGCCCTTGGACGAGATGTCGCGCGACAGCTCGGTGGTGGCGTCCAGGTGGGCGAACGTGGTGTGCGGGGCCGGGTCGGTGATGTCGTCCGCGGGCACGTAGATCGCCTGCATCGAGGTGATCGAGTGGCCGCGGGTCGAGGTGATCCGCTCCTGCAGCACGCCCATCTCGTCGGCCAGCGTCGGCTGGTAGCCCACCGCGGACGGCATGCGCCCGAGCAGCGTGGACACCTCCGAACCGGCCTGGGTGAACCGGAAGATGTTGTCGATGAACAGCATCACGTCCTGGCCCTGGACGTCGCGGAAGTACTCCGCCATCGTCAGGCCCGACAGCGCCACCCGAAGACGCGTGCCCGGGGGCTCGTCCATCTGGCCGAACACCAGGGCGGTGTCGGCGAGGACGCCGGACTCGTCCATCTCGACCCAGAGGTCGTTGCCCTCACGCGTGCGCTCGCCGACGCCGGCGAACACCGAGGTGCCGCCGAAGTTCTTGGCGACGCGCCGGATCATCTCCTGGATGAGGACGGTCTTGCCCACGCCCGCGCCGCCGAACAGGCCGATCTTGCCGCCCCGGACGTACGGGGACAGCAGGTCGATGACCTTGATGCCGGTCTCCAGCATCTCGGTCTTCGACTCGAGCTGGTCGAACTTCGGCGCCTGGCGGTGGATGCCCCAGCGCTCGTTGATCTCCAGCGACGCCGTCGGGACGTCCAGCGCGTCACCGAGGGCGTTCCACACGTGGCCCTTGGTGATGTCGCCGACCGGCACCGAGATCGGCTTGCCGGTGTCGCTGACGGACGCGCCGCGCACCATGCCGTCGGTCGGCTGCATCGAGATCGCGCGGATCATGTTGTCGCCGAGGTGCTGCGCGACCTCGAGCGTCAGCGTCTTGACCTCGTCGCCGAGCTCGACGTCGATGTGCAGCGCGTTGTAGATCTCCGGAATGGCGTCGGCGGGGAACTCCACGTCGACGACCGGGCCGATGACCCGGGCGACGCGCCCGGTGGCCGCCGCCGTCTCTACCTGAGCAGTCATTCTCACTCCCCGCCAGAATCGGCGAGCGCGTCAGCGCCACCGACGATCTCGCTGATTTCCTGGGTGATGGCCGCCTGCCGCGCCTGGTTCATCAGCCGCGTGTAGACGTCGATCAGTTCGTTGGCATTGTCGGTCGCCGACTTCATCGCCCGGCGGCGCGCGGCGTGCTCGGACGCGGCCGACTGGAGCAGCATGTGGAAGATGCGGCTCTCGATGTAGTTCGGCAGCATCAGGTCCAGCGCGTCCTTGGCGGACGGCTCGAACTCGTACGCCGGGAGCACCGGCCCGGTCCCGTCGTCCTCGCGCTCGCTGATCTCCAGCGGGATCAGCCGGCGGACCTGGACCTCCTGCGTCAGCATCGAGTGGAACTCGGTGTAGATCACGTGGATCTCACCGACCCCGCCCTCGGCGTCGGTCTTCAGGAAGTCCTCGGCGACCCGGCGGCCGATCCGCTCGGCGGAGTCGAACGTCGGACGGTCGCTGAACCCCGTCCACGCCTCGGCGTAGTCGCGGTCCCGGAACCGGTACCAGGTGAGGCCCTTGTTGCCCACCAGGTACATCACCGGCTCGCGGCCCCGGTCGCGCAGCCGCTGCGCGAGCGCCTCGGCCTCCCGCAGGACGTTGGCGTTGTAGCCGCCGCAGAACCCGCGGTCGCTGGTGATGACCACGACGGCCGACCGCGAGTCCTCCGGCTGCTCGTGCAGCAGGGGGTGGTCGATGCCGACGTTGTGGCTGACCAGCGCGGTGAGGGCCGCGACGATCTGGTCGGCGTAGGGCTTGGACGCCGCCACCGCGTGCTGGGCCTTGACGATGCGCGAGGTGGCGATCATCTCCTGCGCACGCGTGATCTTCGCGGTCGACTTGACCGACCTGATCCGCTGGCGCAGCTCGCGTACCTGTGCGGGCATCGGTCAGCCCTTCTTGACGCGGGTGATCGTCTCCTGACCGACGGACTCCTCGTCGATGGCCTCGACCGACTCGTCGCCGAGCAGGTCGCCGCCGCTCGTCTCGAAGCCCCGCTTGAACTCGGTGATCGAGTCCTTCAGCGTGGTGAGGTTGTCGTCGGTGAGCTGCCCGGACTCGCGGATGCCCGACAGCAGGCCGGGGTGCGTGCGCTCCAGGTGGTCCAGGAACCCGCGCTCGAAGCGGCGGATGTCCTCGACCGGGACGTCGTCCAGCTCGCCGGACGTGCCCGCCCAGACCGCGACGACCTCCTGCTCCACCGGGAACGGCGAGCCCTGCGGCTGCTTGAGCAGCTCGACCAGGCGGGCGCCGCGGTCGAGCTGGGCGCGCGAGGCGGCGTCCAGGTCGGACGCGAACGCCGCGAACGCCTCCAGGTCGCGGAACTGCGACAGGGCCAGCCGCAGCGTGCCCGACACCTTCCGCATGGCCTTGATCTGCGCCGACCCGCCGACGCGGGACACCGACACACCGACGTTGATCGCCGGCCGGACGCCCTGGTTGAACAGGTCGGTCTCCAGGAAGCACTGACCGTCGGTGATGGAGATGACGTTGGTCGGGATGAACGCCGACACGTCGTTGCCCTTGGTCTCGATGATCGGGAGACCCGTCATCGAGCCGGCGCCCATGTCGTCCGACAGCTTCGCGCAGCGCTCCAGCAGACGCGAGTGCAGGTAGAAGACGTCACCGGGGTAGGCCTCGCGGCCCGGCGGACGGCGCAGCAGCAGCGACACCGCGCGGTACGCGTCGGCCTGCTTCGACAGGTCGTCGAAGACGATCAGGACGTGCTTGCCCTGGTACATCCAGTGCTGGCCGATCGCCGACCCGGTGTAGGGGGCGATGTACTTGTAGCCGGCGGGCTCGGACGCGGGGGCCGCGACGATCGTCGTGTACTCCAGCGCGCCCGACTCCTCGAGCTGGCGCCGGACGTTGGCGATCGTGGAGCCCTTCTGGCCGACCGCGACGTAGATGCAGCGGACCTGCTGCTTCGGGTCGCCGGTCTCCCAGTTGATCTTCTGGTTGATGATCGTGTCGATGGCGACCGTCGTCTTGCCGGTCTGCCGGTCGCCGATGATGAGCTGCCGCTGGCCCCGGCCGATCGGCGTCATCGCGTCGATGGCCTTGATGCCGGTCTGCAGCGGCTCCTTCACCGACTGGCGCTGCACGACCGTGGGGGCCTGCAGTTCCAGGGCGCGGCGCTCGGTGGACTCGATCGGGCCCTTGCCGTCCAGCGGGTTGCCCAGCGCGTCCACGACGCGGCCGAGGAAGCCGTCGCCGACGGGGGCCGACAGCACCTCCCCGGTGCGCCGGACCCGCTGGCCCTCTTCGATGTTGCTGAAGTCGCCCAGGATGACGGCGCCGATCTCGCGCACGTCAAGGTTCAGCGCCAGTCCGCGCGTGCCGTCCTCGAACTCCAGGAGTTCGTTCGCCATCGCGGAGGGCAGTCCCTCGACGTGGGCGATACCGTCGCCGGAATCGACGACGGTGCCGACCTCATCACGCGCGGCGGCCTCGGGCTCGTACGACTGGACGAAGCGCTCCAGCGCGTTCCGGATCTCGTCCGGACGGATCGTCAGCTCCGCCATGATTCCTCTCTTGCTCCCTAAAGGGGTCAGCTCTGCTAGCCCGCGAGCCGCCGCCGGACATCGTCCAGCCGGCCGGCGATCGTGCCGTCGATGATCTCGTCCCCGATCTGGACGGACAGGCCGCCCAGCGTGCTCGGGTCGATCTCGATGTTCAGGTGGACTTGGTGGCCGTACGCCGAGGCGAGCACGCCGGCGAGCCGGGTGCGCTGGTCGGCGGACAGGTCCACGGGAGTGCGCACGACCGCCACGAGCCGCTGCCGCCGCTGGGCGACGAGCCTGCCGTACTCGGCGAGTCCGCCTTCCAGGCTACGTCCTCGCGGCCGGAGCACCAGCTCCGTGACGAGGGTCAGCGCCGCCGCCGTGACCTTGCCGTCGAGCAGGTCGTTCAGCACGGCGGCCTTGCGGTCGTCCGGCAGGTTGCGGGCGACGAGCGCGGCGCGCAGGGCGTGCTCGCGCTCGATGACCCGGGAGAACCGGAACAGCTCGTCCTCCAGGTCGTCCACGCGGCCCTCGGCCTCGGCGCGGGCGGCCTCGGCGGTGACCGCGAGGTTCTCCAGGGCGTCCGACAACTCCGCCGGCCTGGACCAGCGCAGCCGGACCACGTCGGCGACCAGTCCGAGAGCGGCCGGGGAGATCTGGTTCTCCAGCAGCGCCCGCACGAGCGCGTCCTTGGCGTCGGCGGCGGCCGACGGGTCGGACACCGCGCGGCGCACGCCGTGCTCCCGGTCGATCAGGTTCAGCACCGCGAACAGGTCCGCGCCCAGCCGGCCGAGGTCGGCGGACGGGATGACCGCGTCCAGCCGCTCCCGCGCCGCGGCCAGGGAGGCCCTGCCCACCGCTCCCGTGATGGTCATGATGTGATCTGCTCCCGGTGTCCCGCGCGGCCTTCGAGTTCCTCCAGGAACCGGTCGACCACGCGGCTCTGGCGGGCGGTGTCCTCCAGGGACTCGCCCACGACACGGCCGGCCAGCTCGACCGAGAGCGCGCCGATCTCGGCGCGCAGCGCGGCCACGGCCTGCTGCTTGTCCGCCTCGATCTGGGCGTGCGCGGCCTCGACGATGCGCCGGGCCTCGGCCTGGGCCTGCTCCTTCATCTGCGCGATGATCTGGTTGCC from Actinomadura rubteroloni includes these protein-coding regions:
- a CDS encoding DUF2550 domain-containing protein, encoding MGGHLAADAGSVLAVVVLVAAVLFAVMAVRRRWFVRKGGTVECSLRVCPETGEPGPWRLGIARYQGDTLHWHRVFGFRARPRQVIHRRGLVVSGRRAPGDREAEGLLPGVEVIAVRDGGTRLELAMGASALTGFLSWLEAAPPGFPVDIPQPE
- a CDS encoding F0F1 ATP synthase subunit epsilon, with the protein product MATLKVGLVSPEREVWAGEAKLVVAQTIEGQLGILPGHAPVLGVLLDGSVVTIEPADGSEKIRAMVGSGFFSIAGDEVSVLAEQAELAHEIDVADARRSLEEALSAGDADTTAERRARARLLAAGADA
- a CDS encoding F0F1 ATP synthase subunit delta is translated as MTITGAVGRASLAAARERLDAVIPSADLGRLGADLFAVLNLIDREHGVRRAVSDPSAAADAKDALVRALLENQISPAALGLVADVVRLRWSRPAELSDALENLAVTAEAARAEAEGRVDDLEDELFRFSRVIEREHALRAALVARNLPDDRKAAVLNDLLDGKVTAAALTLVTELVLRPRGRSLEGGLAEYGRLVAQRRQRLVAVVRTPVDLSADQRTRLAGVLASAYGHQVHLNIEIDPSTLGGLSVQIGDEIIDGTIAGRLDDVRRRLAG
- a CDS encoding F0F1 ATP synthase subunit gamma, encoding MPAQVRELRQRIRSVKSTAKITRAQEMIATSRIVKAQHAVAASKPYADQIVAALTALVSHNVGIDHPLLHEQPEDSRSAVVVITSDRGFCGGYNANVLREAEALAQRLRDRGREPVMYLVGNKGLTWYRFRDRDYAEAWTGFSDRPTFDSAERIGRRVAEDFLKTDAEGGVGEIHVIYTEFHSMLTQEVQVRRLIPLEISEREDDGTGPVLPAYEFEPSAKDALDLMLPNYIESRIFHMLLQSAASEHAARRRAMKSATDNANELIDVYTRLMNQARQAAITQEISEIVGGADALADSGGE
- the atpA gene encoding F0F1 ATP synthase subunit alpha; protein product: MAELTIRPDEIRNALERFVQSYEPEAAARDEVGTVVDSGDGIAHVEGLPSAMANELLEFEDGTRGLALNLDVREIGAVILGDFSNIEEGQRVRRTGEVLSAPVGDGFLGRVVDALGNPLDGKGPIESTERRALELQAPTVVQRQSVKEPLQTGIKAIDAMTPIGRGQRQLIIGDRQTGKTTVAIDTIINQKINWETGDPKQQVRCIYVAVGQKGSTIANVRRQLEESGALEYTTIVAAPASEPAGYKYIAPYTGSAIGQHWMYQGKHVLIVFDDLSKQADAYRAVSLLLRRPPGREAYPGDVFYLHSRLLERCAKLSDDMGAGSMTGLPIIETKGNDVSAFIPTNVISITDGQCFLETDLFNQGVRPAINVGVSVSRVGGSAQIKAMRKVSGTLRLALSQFRDLEAFAAFASDLDAASRAQLDRGARLVELLKQPQGSPFPVEQEVVAVWAGTSGELDDVPVEDIRRFERGFLDHLERTHPGLLSGIRESGQLTDDNLTTLKDSITEFKRGFETSGGDLLGDESVEAIDEESVGQETITRVKKG
- the atpD gene encoding F0F1 ATP synthase subunit beta — its product is MTAQVETAAATGRVARVIGPVVDVEFPADAIPEIYNALHIDVELGDEVKTLTLEVAQHLGDNMIRAISMQPTDGMVRGASVSDTGKPISVPVGDITKGHVWNALGDALDVPTASLEINERWGIHRQAPKFDQLESKTEMLETGIKVIDLLSPYVRGGKIGLFGGAGVGKTVLIQEMIRRVAKNFGGTSVFAGVGERTREGNDLWVEMDESGVLADTALVFGQMDEPPGTRLRVALSGLTMAEYFRDVQGQDVMLFIDNIFRFTQAGSEVSTLLGRMPSAVGYQPTLADEMGVLQERITSTRGHSITSMQAIYVPADDITDPAPHTTFAHLDATTELSRDISSKGIFPAVDPLTSTSRIMDPQVLGNEHYSVAQEVKRILQKYKELQDIIAILGIDELSEEDKVTVQRARRIERFLSHPMYVAEQFTGQEGVTVPKDETVASFKAIAEGKYDHIPEQAFFMCGGIEDVEKKAKELEK